In Armatimonadota bacterium, the genomic stretch CTGCGTGCTCATCCGGCAATCACTCCTTCATGGATCAGACGCTCTTCGATGAGTTCGGCTGAAATCAATACCATCGGCAGTCCGTTGCCAGGAACAGTACTAGCTCCGACGAAGTAGAGATCGGGGTTCGACTTACTCCGATTCTGTGGTCGCATGAATGCGCTCTGAAAGAGATCATGACTAATCCCAAACGCGGCTCCTCGCTCAAGATTCAGTTCGCTCTTCCATTCGTTCGGACCGCGCCGCTTGATCTCTCGAACTTTGGATCGATCAAATCCACCCTCCCTTGCCAACCGATCAAAAACCGTGCCTTCGAGCTGGTCGATCATTCCTTGATCCATTGGGTAATCCAGGTTCGGACACGGCACGAGAACGAACAAGTTAATTCTCCCGTCCGGCGCAGCGTTGGGGTCGCTGCGCTTGGAGATGCAGACATAGAACGCCGGATCTTCTGGAAGCCGGAGGTTGTGGAATATCGAGTCGAGATTGCCATCAAAGTCGGCACCGAACACCACGTTGTGGTGCTCGAAACCCTCCAGATCGCCTTCGTAGTCGATGTACATCAGGTGCGCGGAGCAGGAGTAACGCAGGTTACGCTTTGATGGCGCCGCTGATAGCTCCCGCTGGGCGTAGGGCATATCGGCGTTCGCAACAACTGCATCAGCATCGATGATTTCTCCGCCAACCAGATGGACGCGCTTGCCTTCGATGCGGTCTACCGGACAGTTCAGTCGAATCTGTACACCTTTCTCATGAGCAATCTCCGCCATCGTATCGGAGATCGAACCGAGGCCTCCTTCCGGGTAGAAGATGCCTTCGCCGT encodes the following:
- the crtI gene encoding phytoene desaturase family protein encodes the protein MSKHFVVVGAGVGGLGVAMRLAHRGHRVTVVEKTDAVGGRNRREQVGECRFDGGPTLLMMLDPFKKLFKDVGEDFDVRVPNRLCDPSYRVFFADGTRFDGTTNVPVMTERIREMSGDKEAAKYPGFLSELKDLYEESIPNFVRKNYRSVWDFASPSQLKRVLQHNMLGNLAKRVKQRFDDKRLQMIFSFQTMYLGLSPNDAPWVYATLAYMEYGEGIFYPEGGLGSISDTMAEIAHEKGVQIRLNCPVDRIEGKRVHLVGGEIIDADAVVANADMPYAQRELSAAPSKRNLRYSCSAHLMYIDYEGDLEGFEHHNVVFGADFDGNLDSIFHNLRLPEDPAFYVCISKRSDPNAAPDGRINLFVLVPCPNLDYPMDQGMIDQLEGTVFDRLAREGGFDRSKVREIKRRGPNEWKSELNLERGAAFGISHDLFQSAFMRPQNRSKSNPDLYFVGASTVPGNGLPMVLISAELIEERLIHEGVIAG